In a genomic window of Akkermansia massiliensis:
- the menA gene encoding 1,4-dihydroxy-2-naphthoate octaprenyltransferase, with amino-acid sequence MNIITSAFLAARPKTLTASLIPVWAGCMVVQKLTGNWNAALALLTLASCLCLQIACNFFNDAIDHAKHADTERRTGPVRMTASGALSHGTVMIIGLAFLLGACLLALPLIELRGWPIIAIGIPSLYFTYGYTGGPWPLAYKGLGEIFVILFFGLVAVLGTILVQIGTAPVVPGTLVESLAVYNAGIVVGIQCGLLCAVMIAVNNIRDRKEDLTTGKRTLAVRLGEGKARAMAQAFILAAYITLPTSSRALHLNLSHTWWMWIPAILFGGYLMLLIRKTPADKRMNKVLALASLHLLLYLATYTILPAH; translated from the coding sequence ATGAACATCATTACTTCCGCCTTTCTGGCGGCACGCCCCAAAACACTCACCGCCTCCCTCATTCCGGTATGGGCAGGCTGCATGGTGGTGCAGAAACTGACCGGAAACTGGAACGCGGCCCTGGCCCTCCTGACGCTTGCCTCCTGCCTCTGCCTCCAGATTGCCTGCAATTTTTTCAATGACGCCATTGACCACGCCAAGCACGCCGATACGGAACGGCGCACCGGCCCCGTGCGCATGACGGCCAGCGGAGCGCTCTCCCACGGAACGGTCATGATCATCGGCCTCGCCTTCCTGCTGGGCGCGTGCCTGCTGGCGCTCCCCCTCATTGAGCTGCGCGGCTGGCCCATCATCGCCATCGGCATTCCGTCCCTCTACTTCACCTACGGCTACACGGGGGGACCATGGCCGCTGGCCTACAAGGGTCTGGGGGAAATATTCGTCATCCTCTTCTTCGGCCTGGTGGCCGTCCTGGGAACCATCCTGGTGCAGATAGGCACGGCTCCGGTCGTCCCCGGCACGCTGGTGGAATCCCTGGCGGTGTACAACGCCGGCATCGTGGTGGGCATTCAGTGCGGCCTTCTGTGCGCCGTCATGATAGCCGTCAACAACATCCGCGACAGAAAGGAAGACCTCACCACGGGCAAGCGCACGCTGGCCGTGCGGCTGGGGGAGGGAAAAGCGCGCGCCATGGCCCAGGCCTTCATCCTGGCGGCCTACATCACGCTGCCCACGTCCAGCCGGGCCCTGCACCTGAACCTCTCCCATACGTGGTGGATGTGGATTCCCGCCATCCTCTTCGGCGGCTACCTGATGCTCCTGATCCGCAAAACGCCTGCGGACAAACGCATGAACAAGGTGCTGGCCCTCGCCTCCCTCCATCTGCTGCTGTACCTGGCCACGTACACAATTCTGCCCGCACACTGA
- a CDS encoding type I 3-dehydroquinate dehydratase encodes MQQIVREHQTYPPKIVASVTSWELWKTLKGKDLTDQCDWVELRVDALPPELTTEQVMEFRPEMPLLVTVRCHEEGGLRRIPEEERFALIRAYMPYATAMDIEIKAMRHARELIMEAGARDVIVIGSTHDFQITPGVDYLRELEKRARAHKADIVKFAFTPCLASDIQTGVQLFTKPKGPIAVMGMGPMGPVSRLLYSQLGSCLVYGYLGEKETAPGQWHVSLIKETLRHLGPILR; translated from the coding sequence ATGCAGCAGATTGTACGTGAACATCAGACCTATCCGCCGAAAATCGTTGCGTCCGTCACCTCATGGGAGTTGTGGAAAACGCTGAAAGGAAAAGATTTAACAGACCAGTGCGACTGGGTGGAACTGCGCGTGGATGCCCTTCCCCCGGAACTCACGACGGAGCAGGTCATGGAGTTCAGGCCGGAGATGCCCCTGCTGGTCACTGTACGCTGCCATGAAGAAGGCGGCCTGCGCCGCATTCCGGAAGAGGAGCGCTTTGCCCTGATCCGTGCCTACATGCCGTACGCCACCGCCATGGACATTGAAATCAAGGCCATGCGGCATGCCAGGGAACTAATCATGGAAGCGGGAGCACGGGATGTCATCGTCATCGGCTCCACCCATGACTTCCAAATCACGCCGGGCGTGGACTACCTGCGCGAACTGGAAAAACGGGCGCGCGCCCACAAGGCGGACATCGTCAAATTCGCGTTCACCCCGTGCCTCGCCTCGGACATCCAGACGGGCGTGCAGCTTTTCACCAAACCCAAGGGGCCGATTGCCGTCATGGGCATGGGACCCATGGGGCCCGTCTCCCGCCTGCTTTACTCCCAGCTCGGCTCCTGCCTGGTGTACGGCTACCTGGGGGAAAAAGAGACGGCGCCCGGCCAGTGGCACGTCTCCCTCATCAAGGAAACCCTCCGCCACCTCGGCCCTATTCTCCGCTGA
- a CDS encoding phage capsid protein has product MAVTISDNYQVKYTRKWGTLLQQHASRLDKYVSVMRDLSGKVVFLDQFGVLDFTEKTTRVGQTVLNEAPTTRRSMRPRTFTKAIGYDEFDATRLGDMDLPVSKTIEGLQAAAGRRMDDVMISAFLDTNYVGEDGMTAVPFKESQQIAVDHVDSGTKGASNLTVAKLRAALQLFEENEAWNQDAPQFGDQLVIAVTSSQIMSLLRETEVSSYDFNNVKALVEGKIDTFMGFKFIRTQRLPKAEDGTRSCLAWVKSKAQFGIWNDFKVKLSVRDDMEEALQIRAKFACGATRLQEEGFVKILCDEGAN; this is encoded by the coding sequence ATGGCAGTAACAATCAGCGACAATTATCAGGTAAAATACACCAGGAAATGGGGCACCCTGCTCCAGCAGCACGCTTCCCGCCTGGACAAGTACGTCAGCGTCATGCGCGACTTGAGCGGCAAGGTGGTCTTTCTGGACCAATTCGGCGTTCTGGATTTCACGGAAAAAACCACCCGCGTGGGCCAGACCGTTCTGAACGAGGCGCCCACCACGCGCCGTTCCATGCGTCCGCGCACCTTCACCAAGGCCATCGGCTACGACGAATTCGACGCTACCCGCCTGGGCGACATGGACCTTCCCGTCAGCAAGACGATTGAAGGACTCCAGGCCGCCGCAGGGCGCCGCATGGACGACGTGATGATCTCCGCCTTCCTGGACACGAATTACGTGGGGGAAGACGGCATGACCGCCGTTCCGTTCAAGGAAAGCCAGCAGATCGCCGTGGACCACGTGGACAGCGGGACCAAGGGCGCAAGCAACCTCACGGTAGCCAAGCTGCGCGCGGCCCTCCAGCTCTTTGAGGAAAACGAGGCATGGAACCAGGATGCCCCCCAGTTCGGCGACCAGCTCGTCATTGCGGTGACCAGCTCCCAGATCATGAGCCTGCTGCGGGAAACGGAGGTCAGCAGTTATGACTTCAACAACGTGAAAGCCCTGGTGGAAGGCAAGATAGACACCTTCATGGGCTTCAAGTTCATCCGTACCCAGCGGCTTCCGAAGGCGGAGGACGGCACCCGTTCCTGCCTGGCCTGGGTGAAGAGCAAGGCGCAGTTCGGCATCTGGAACGACTTCAAGGTGAAGCTTTCCGTACGCGACGACATGGAGGAAGCCCTCCAGATCCGCGCCAAGTTCGCCTGCGGCGCCACCCGTCTCCAGGAAGAAGGCTTCGTCAAAATCCTGTGCGACGAAGGGGCCAACTAG
- a CDS encoding polyphenol oxidase family protein yields the protein METPAFLKPIQSYPGEIVQFIERIPGVDVTGDRETVLERLEPYHKAEVEALGWRWKDLRRAEQVHGTRVALVGDIGSNYPVEGVDSLICSGVSDCVLAIYVADCAAVWLYDKENCHRSLIHSGKAGTAGNIVSNTIKSMKKYLGVDPANLIAVISPCIRPPHYEEDIPTAIKAQLVEEGVPEDQIHDSGLDTAADTKRFYSYRVEKGQTGRMLALFGPDHATRPHPIIL from the coding sequence ATGGAAACGCCTGCATTCTTGAAGCCCATCCAGTCCTATCCTGGGGAAATCGTCCAGTTTATTGAAAGAATCCCGGGGGTGGACGTAACCGGAGACCGCGAAACCGTGCTGGAACGGCTGGAACCGTACCACAAGGCGGAAGTGGAGGCCCTGGGCTGGCGGTGGAAGGACCTGCGCCGCGCCGAACAGGTGCACGGCACCAGGGTGGCCCTGGTGGGGGACATCGGCTCCAACTATCCCGTGGAAGGCGTGGACAGCCTGATCTGCTCCGGAGTTTCCGACTGCGTGCTTGCCATTTACGTGGCGGACTGCGCCGCCGTCTGGCTGTACGACAAGGAAAACTGCCACCGCTCCCTGATTCACTCAGGCAAGGCTGGAACCGCCGGCAACATCGTTTCCAACACCATCAAGTCCATGAAGAAATACCTGGGGGTGGACCCTGCCAACCTGATTGCCGTCATCTCCCCCTGCATCCGTCCCCCCCATTATGAGGAAGACATCCCCACGGCCATCAAGGCCCAGCTCGTTGAGGAAGGGGTGCCGGAAGACCAGATTCACGATTCAGGACTGGACACGGCGGCGGATACCAAGCGCTTCTACTCCTACCGCGTGGAGAAGGGGCAGACGGGCCGCATGCTGGCCCTCTTCGGCCCGGACCACGCCACCCGCCCGCACCCGATCATTCTTTAA
- a CDS encoding outer membrane lipoprotein-sorting protein: MAAMVLSLAPSFSQAVPDAGQLLKRVRQGATLQENKDIKGQIRKRSVKVPFSMSLRGNLIAFQYQLNNVWNRFDLKFKDRGQEILSWKDGKAGVLPVAQYAVPIAGTDVTYEDLSMRYLYWPQAKIVRDDAASTVKGRDCWIVQIPNPNPKVGQYAWVRVWIDKENGAMWQVDGIDGRGELAKRFMIDSVMKLKDGSWFFKRMKVEVRDPSNPRRTVSVSYIDMDSPE, translated from the coding sequence ATGGCCGCCATGGTCCTTTCCCTGGCTCCTTCATTTTCCCAGGCCGTACCGGATGCCGGGCAACTGCTGAAAAGGGTTCGCCAGGGGGCGACCCTCCAGGAGAACAAGGACATCAAGGGGCAAATACGCAAACGCAGCGTGAAAGTTCCCTTTTCCATGAGCTTGCGCGGCAACCTCATTGCCTTCCAGTACCAGTTGAATAACGTCTGGAACAGGTTTGACCTGAAATTCAAGGACCGCGGCCAGGAAATCCTTTCCTGGAAGGACGGGAAAGCAGGCGTTCTGCCGGTCGCCCAGTACGCGGTGCCCATCGCGGGGACGGACGTGACGTATGAGGACCTCTCCATGCGCTACCTGTACTGGCCCCAGGCCAAAATCGTCCGGGACGACGCGGCGAGCACGGTGAAGGGCCGGGACTGCTGGATTGTCCAGATTCCGAACCCGAACCCCAAGGTCGGGCAATATGCCTGGGTGCGCGTCTGGATTGACAAGGAAAACGGAGCCATGTGGCAGGTGGACGGCATTGACGGCCGCGGGGAACTGGCTAAAAGGTTCATGATTGATTCCGTGATGAAGCTGAAGGACGGCTCCTGGTTTTTCAAACGGATGAAGGTGGAGGTTCGGGACCCCTCCAATCCCCGCAGAACGGTATCTGTCAGCTATATCGACATGGACAGTCCGGAATAA
- a CDS encoding polysaccharide deacetylase family protein, translating to MKKRLFLACALALGLSACSQHQEQPVESGAPVKTSLSPVTAPGKKPDRPAVKLPPKSVQVPSVSPSYNNTPLSPRIPGVTVSRVAVPDKVVALTFDDGPHGTLTPRVLDILRDNNVKGTFFMQGCNVKAHPQVVRRMVSEGHEVGNHTWNHAYLSKVSREKAESQLQSTNEAIRNACGIVPVVMRPPGGYTNAGVASWARQRFGFTTIMWDVDTNDWRKPGSSVVAARAVNGAKPGSIILVHDIHASTVAAVDAIVKGLKNRGYELVTVSELIRRGRAAAGHAPSMPASPAVPDSSPLSAPVIVTPVAPAPVPVETVAGM from the coding sequence ATGAAGAAACGTTTATTCCTTGCATGTGCCCTGGCGCTCGGGCTGTCCGCCTGTTCCCAGCATCAGGAGCAGCCGGTGGAGTCCGGCGCTCCGGTGAAGACCTCCCTTTCTCCCGTGACCGCTCCGGGGAAGAAGCCGGACCGCCCCGCCGTGAAGCTGCCCCCCAAGTCCGTGCAGGTGCCGTCCGTGAGCCCGTCCTACAACAACACCCCACTTTCCCCCCGCATTCCGGGAGTGACGGTCAGCCGCGTGGCCGTGCCGGACAAAGTGGTGGCCCTCACCTTTGACGACGGTCCCCACGGGACGCTGACCCCCAGGGTGCTGGACATCCTGCGGGACAACAATGTCAAGGGAACCTTCTTCATGCAGGGCTGCAACGTGAAAGCCCATCCCCAGGTAGTGCGCCGCATGGTCAGTGAAGGCCATGAAGTGGGCAACCATACGTGGAACCACGCCTACCTGAGCAAGGTATCCCGCGAAAAGGCGGAATCCCAGCTCCAGAGCACCAATGAAGCCATCCGCAACGCCTGCGGCATTGTTCCCGTGGTCATGCGCCCCCCCGGAGGCTACACGAACGCCGGCGTAGCTTCCTGGGCCCGCCAGCGCTTCGGCTTCACCACCATCATGTGGGACGTGGACACGAATGACTGGCGCAAGCCCGGCTCCTCCGTGGTGGCCGCCCGCGCCGTAAACGGCGCCAAGCCCGGCTCCATCATCCTGGTGCATGACATCCACGCCTCCACGGTGGCGGCTGTAGACGCCATTGTGAAAGGGCTGAAAAACCGCGGTTATGAGCTGGTGACCGTTTCCGAGCTCATCCGGCGCGGACGCGCCGCCGCCGGCCATGCTCCTTCCATGCCCGCTTCTCCCGCCGTTCCGGATTCCTCCCCCCTTTCCGCGCCCGTGATCGTCACTCCCGTGGCGCCCGCCCCCGTTCCCGTTGAAACGGTGGCAGGCATGTAA
- the secD gene encoding protein translocase subunit SecD has product MSMNLLASADTLPAAGGMSAPLAFIYDLFNNPLFIFIGGLVLLGVFFWYLGSDQDKVKRNAGTIFIIGIASFSLFSLFQQGLKYGIDIAGGVSFTLSVEPNIGDDGKPIPLTDQAMEQACVILTERLNSTGANDVIIRPKKKDNLNLIEVQIPAADPAKREETKAILTKVAKLQILPVHPRNNELVAEGRIRVPGYRMYEYTFKNGKNEDVTEKIFLEKRESLTGKDIVRAGVDLARPGHVNVTLSNEGADKMYNLTSRMQLGHDRMAIVLDDVVKSAPTVQAILSKSFEISGLDAPGEAEALTKVLSNPLTNKLNFESASEISASLGHTALLQGEYAGITGLILCFIMMIIYYRFAGLVAIMGLTINALLLLGAMSIFGFELTLPGIAGIVLTLGVAVDANVLIYERLREEKEMGRPFRVAIRNSFDKAFSAIFDSNITSLITAVILYWMATGTIKGFAVTLTVGVITSMIGAILVTRVLFYWADTIGMMKDLKFLNLFKKKSNINFMGQKVWSCSLSAILLLICIVVGAMKGKDCLGMDFTGGSSISYLVNKGDISFREVEGVVNKLALTQKATVQEVAESTDSSKVNILINFSDNALDKAAITTALDKAFPVLDNAPFSEETIGQSMGYDTLITSAWALFFGILGIMVYLTVRFEWTFAIGAVIALTHDVLLVLGLVIISGTELNVIHIGALLTVAGYSINDKIIVFDRIREFLRFSDPNESASQIMNEAINQTLSRTILTSLSTLAVLVCLYFFGGPSMEDFAWTISAGILIGTYSSIFIASPAALLFSRKHGLHEEVKQAMKAGA; this is encoded by the coding sequence ATGTCTATGAATCTCCTGGCATCTGCCGACACTCTCCCCGCGGCTGGCGGAATGTCCGCTCCTCTCGCGTTTATTTACGATCTCTTCAACAACCCTCTCTTCATTTTCATTGGCGGTCTGGTATTGCTGGGTGTGTTTTTCTGGTACCTGGGTTCCGACCAGGACAAGGTCAAGCGCAACGCCGGCACGATCTTCATCATCGGCATTGCGTCCTTTTCCCTGTTCTCCCTTTTCCAGCAGGGCTTGAAATACGGCATTGACATTGCCGGGGGCGTCTCCTTCACGCTGAGCGTAGAACCGAACATCGGGGATGACGGCAAGCCCATTCCGCTGACGGACCAGGCCATGGAGCAGGCGTGCGTGATCCTGACGGAACGGCTCAACAGCACCGGAGCCAATGACGTCATCATCCGCCCGAAGAAAAAGGACAACCTGAACCTCATTGAAGTGCAGATTCCCGCCGCGGACCCTGCCAAGCGCGAGGAAACCAAGGCCATCCTGACCAAGGTGGCCAAGCTGCAGATTCTCCCCGTCCATCCGCGCAACAATGAACTGGTGGCGGAAGGCCGCATCCGCGTTCCCGGCTACAGGATGTATGAATACACCTTCAAGAACGGCAAAAACGAGGACGTCACGGAAAAAATCTTCCTGGAAAAACGTGAATCCCTGACGGGCAAGGACATCGTGCGCGCCGGGGTGGACCTGGCCCGTCCCGGCCATGTCAACGTCACCCTGAGCAACGAGGGGGCGGACAAGATGTACAACCTGACTTCCCGCATGCAGCTGGGCCACGACCGCATGGCCATTGTTCTGGATGACGTGGTCAAGAGCGCGCCTACGGTTCAGGCCATTCTTTCAAAAAGCTTTGAAATCAGCGGACTGGATGCGCCCGGCGAGGCGGAGGCCCTGACGAAGGTGCTTTCCAACCCCCTCACCAACAAGCTCAACTTTGAATCCGCCAGCGAAATCTCCGCCTCCCTGGGTCATACGGCTCTCCTTCAGGGGGAATACGCGGGCATCACGGGGCTGATTCTCTGCTTCATCATGATGATCATCTACTACCGCTTTGCCGGTCTGGTGGCTATCATGGGCCTGACGATCAATGCCCTGCTTCTTCTGGGGGCCATGTCCATCTTCGGGTTTGAGCTGACGCTGCCGGGTATTGCCGGTATCGTGCTGACCCTGGGCGTGGCGGTGGACGCGAACGTGCTGATTTACGAACGCCTGAGGGAAGAAAAGGAAATGGGGCGCCCCTTCCGCGTGGCTATCCGCAACTCCTTTGACAAGGCTTTCTCCGCCATCTTTGACTCCAACATCACCTCCCTCATTACCGCCGTCATCCTGTACTGGATGGCCACCGGCACCATCAAGGGCTTTGCCGTTACGCTGACGGTGGGCGTCATCACCTCCATGATCGGGGCGATTCTCGTCACCCGCGTCCTGTTCTACTGGGCGGATACCATCGGCATGATGAAGGACCTTAAATTCCTGAATCTCTTCAAGAAGAAGAGCAACATCAACTTCATGGGCCAGAAGGTCTGGTCCTGCTCCCTGTCCGCCATTCTGCTGCTTATCTGCATCGTGGTGGGGGCCATGAAGGGCAAGGACTGCCTGGGCATGGACTTTACGGGCGGTTCCTCCATCTCCTACCTGGTCAACAAGGGAGACATCTCCTTCCGGGAAGTGGAAGGTGTCGTGAACAAGCTGGCCCTGACCCAGAAAGCCACTGTGCAGGAAGTGGCGGAATCCACGGACAGCAGCAAGGTGAACATCCTGATCAACTTCTCCGACAACGCCCTGGACAAGGCGGCCATCACCACGGCCCTGGACAAGGCGTTCCCCGTGCTGGACAACGCACCATTCAGCGAGGAAACCATCGGGCAGTCCATGGGATACGATACGCTCATCACTTCCGCCTGGGCACTCTTCTTCGGCATTCTGGGCATCATGGTTTACCTGACGGTGCGGTTTGAATGGACCTTCGCCATCGGCGCGGTCATCGCCCTGACGCATGACGTCCTGCTGGTGCTGGGGCTGGTGATCATCAGCGGCACTGAGCTGAACGTCATCCACATCGGCGCGCTGCTGACGGTGGCCGGCTATTCCATCAATGACAAAATCATCGTGTTTGACCGCATTCGCGAATTCCTCCGCTTCTCGGACCCGAATGAAAGCGCGTCCCAAATCATGAATGAAGCCATCAACCAGACGCTTTCCCGCACCATTCTGACCTCCCTTTCCACACTGGCCGTGCTGGTGTGCCTGTACTTCTTCGGCGGCCCTTCCATGGAGGACTTCGCCTGGACGATTTCCGCAGGTATTCTGATCGGCACGTACTCCTCCATTTTCATCGCCTCTCCGGCGGCCCTCCTCTTCTCCCGGAAGCACGGTCTGCATGAGGAAGTCAAGCAGGCCATGAAGGCCGGAGCCTGA